GAATGAGGAAGAGCCCGGAACCGGTCAGACGGCGCCTCAGACAATCAAATCGTATAAACGAAGCGCGCGGGGGCGAAAGCCGATAGATCCGGCCATACCCCGGGAAGTAGAAATTATAGACATTCCGGAAGCAGACAAGCGATGTGCCTGCGGAACGATGCTCAAAAAGATAGGGGAAGAGATATCAGAACGGCTTGAAATAGTCCCGCCGCGCATTTATGTGAAACAAATAGTCCGGCCGAAGTATGCGTGTCCTGAATGCGAGGGAGCCGATGACCCAGACAAGCCAACAGTTCACGTCGCCCCCGCTCCGGTTTCGATAATCCCCGGCAGCATCGTTACTCCGGGCCTGTTGAGCACTATCATGATAGCCAAATACCAGGATCATCTACCGTTTTACCGGCAGGAACTCCAATTTGAGCGAATTGGGGTGACCATAAGCCGGCAGGATATGGCTCATTGGCAGCAACGCGTCTACCAACGGCTTCTTCCCCTGTTTGAGTTGTTGAAACAGGCGGTCAAGTCAGGGCCGGTTATGGGCATGGACGAGACTACAGTCCAGGTCATGGGAGAGGAAGGTCGGGCTGACACGCAGAAATCCTACATGTGGCTTGCGCGCGGGGGACCGCCGGGGAAACCGGTTGTACTTTTTGAGTACCGGGAAACGAGAGCGGCGAAACATCTCCCCGAGTTTCTTGAGGGATTCGTAGGATATCTCCAAACCGATGGATATCGCGGCTATGAAACGGCGATATCCTCATACCCGGCGATCCGCCATGTGGGTTGTTTTGCCCATGCCCGGCGGTATTTTTTCGAAGCGGCCAAGGTTACTCGAACCTCCGGTTCACAAAAGAAAGGCCTTGCCGAGGAAGCAATCGGATACATAAAGAAGCTCTATGTGCTGGAAGAAACGTTACGGAAACAGGATATCTCTCTCTCGAGATTCTTAAACGAACGAGGAAAAGCAGCGGCGGTTATTTTTTCCGAATTCAAAGCATGGCTGGATCAAAAAGTCCAGGAAACGCCGCCTTCGTTGTTGTTGGGAAAGGCAATTGGGTACACCCGCGATCATTGGGAAACCCTTACGGCGTATACTGAGTGTGCTTATTTGACCCC
Above is a genomic segment from Treponema primitia ZAS-1 containing:
- the tnpC gene encoding IS66 family transposase; this encodes MDMETLDIEVRKYIRNIELQKAEAQRCIAELTERQKAVAAENNLLHIQLTELKERYDLLLYKRFARSAEQLLKDKKQLFLFDEPISNEEEPGTGQTAPQTIKSYKRSARGRKPIDPAIPREVEIIDIPEADKRCACGTMLKKIGEEISERLEIVPPRIYVKQIVRPKYACPECEGADDPDKPTVHVAPAPVSIIPGSIVTPGLLSTIMIAKYQDHLPFYRQELQFERIGVTISRQDMAHWQQRVYQRLLPLFELLKQAVKSGPVMGMDETTVQVMGEEGRADTQKSYMWLARGGPPGKPVVLFEYRETRAAKHLPEFLEGFVGYLQTDGYRGYETAISSYPAIRHVGCFAHARRYFFEAAKVTRTSGSQKKGLAEEAIGYIKKLYVLEETLRKQDISLSRFLNERGKAAAVIFSEFKAWLDQKVQETPPSLLLGKAIGYTRDHWETLTAYTECAYLTPDNNACENALRPFVLGRKNWLFNKSPDGAKSSCGMYSLIETAKQNGLIPRDYLTLLFDRCPSAKTPEDWAALLPWNIKNNKKNT